In a single window of the Branchiostoma floridae strain S238N-H82 chromosome 2, Bfl_VNyyK, whole genome shotgun sequence genome:
- the LOC118403341 gene encoding scavenger receptor cysteine-rich domain superfamily protein-like, producing MLCRRRAVEVWVLLLAVAWLVAAVFGTEPQCGTSTAECTCQPGVRGDLTACSICTCKAVGETDVLNCLPTVEGGWSAWSEFSSCSVTYGLGLQTRTRTCDNPLPQLNGAMCEGSLSETMSCDGQDLKIRLVGGSVANEGRLEVALSDGDNWGTVCDDGFDMNDATIACRMLGYSGAVEVRCCAQYGQGLENIFMDDIECTGNENSLFDCPYAGWGASNCDHSEDVGVVCSSPVIQGSLQETK from the exons ATGCTGTGTCGGAGACGGGCGGTGGAAGTCTGGGTGCTACTTTTAGCAG TAGCCTGGCTTGTTGCTGCTGTCTTTGGCACCGAGCCGCAGTGTGGCACTAGTACAGCCGAGTGCACCTGCCAGCCAGGCGTGAGGGGAGATCTCACAGCATGTTCCATCTGTACCTGTAAGGCTGTCGGAGAAACAGATGTTCTCAACTGTCTGCCTACAG TGGAAGGTGGTTGGTCGGCGTGGTCAGAATTTAGCAGCTGCAGTGTCACCTACGGGCTCGGGCTCCAGACCAGGACCCGGACATGTGACAACCCACTACCACAATTAAACGGTGCCATGTGTGAAGGGTCGCTTTCAGAAACTATGTCCTGTGATGGTCAAG ACCTCAAAATTCGGCTAGTTGGTGGTTCAGTTGCAAATGAAGGTCGGCTAGAGGTTGCGCTGTCTGACGGTGACAACTGGGGGACGGTTTGTGATGACGGGTTTGACATGAATGATGCGACTATTGCCTGTAGGATGCTGGGATACTCTGGAGCAGTTGAAGTCCGTTGTTGCGCACAATATGGGCAAG GCCTGGAGAACATCTTCATGGATGACATTGAGTGTACTGGGAATGAGAACAGCCTGTTTGACTGCCCGTACGCAGGTTGGGGAGCTAGTAACTGTGATCACAGCGAGGACGTCGGTGTCGTCTGTAGCAGTCCGGTTATCCAAGGTTCTCTGCAGGAAACAAAATAA
- the LOC118410549 gene encoding uncharacterized protein LOC118410549 isoform X2 has translation MDNIECTGNENSLFDCMYPGWGVNNCGHSEDVGVICGSPVIQEWRVILQGGGSYYGRVELTNGVSWGTVCDNNFGSEEADVVCRELGFYGSQSYHLGALYGQGTGEIVMDNVVCSGQEESLLDCQHSGWGVTSCTHSQDVSVVCIRTCHLSSCQNGAACTNGDIQGPICTCTAPWEEEICNGTDDLQDIDECVSSPCRNGAVCLDRFNGYLCQCPPGYKGLHCETDVAVLDFYPCPTQSSACTLQDPLIPGVTTVHRCDIQTGIAEWTRRLTDPLTVLRKADFVLHGEALPVSCVDMSVTGYSWVIFKRSTNPNHVNVFTPLDGLRNVTTNKRDLTVPKQTLLPGTYMVQFQVTIVDELLSITTDFVHQTWIQVVPTSLVMTLGPSLVTQYTQGDFWVSAEASWDPEGLVPSSELHFTWTCETSDGNNCGDVSALVSDSRPGAQHYRTSQSPGTTFSFTVQASSPDRVSIQASQLVVFQDNRACGLAIRCISNCDWSNTNPSEPLVLEAVPGVSDSPLYEWSVVEHPGDFGGLHIMSREPAVVITSNTFHVEGTYSLRVVNLNQVCSNGLAVSQWKFTVRGAPALWDETLPTPCVLERAGTGGCVCCGEFIHDLGKVSYKFRRIPSVDVEKGRVQFPPDEPFLETPLPLTPYFSPVPWYCSRFFPPTDFIMELKVMSVDGRVSALNITEGTADVGALIDGLVDVLSQTEVLDTDDVTDLSSLLAISAAQPEKLSKNSTLLVARGLELSAETMRAMVDNITNGSIPVKDINVVSANIFTGFTILLEATATSDGTEEGTSLQDEETIEAVINSDFNPFRYSPNSPDVGSEVVGLTVWRGRDRQPVHHLPKPVDMIIPRDKQHTTSNVYKHTGWIRSMDDITVVPFRPQTSRTVLTILLNITSTSHPDLGMPHMQLVWQQALAPTADSFKAANWTTVLPAPQAQLYTLQLPHTHNNTNLTSHPYSWLLPSEALKVSELDIQNKTTFYLGLSLFDLQVFTRKSEMADYPY, from the exons ATGGACAACATTGAGTGTACTGGGAATGAGAACAGCCTGTTTGACTGCATGTACCCTGGTTGGGGAGTTAACAACTGTGGTCACAGTGAGGACGTCGGTGTCATCTGTGGCAGCCCAGTTATCCAAG AATGGAGAGTGATCCTTCAGGGTGGAGGTTCGTACTATGGCAGGGTGGAACTGACTAACGGCGTGTCTTGGGGCACAGTCTGTGACAACAACTTTGGATCCGAGGAAGCAGATGTCGTCTGTCGTGAGTTGGGATTCTATGGATCACAGAGTTACCACCTAGGAGCACTCTACGGCCAGGGGACGGGCGAGATCGTGATGGACAATGTGGTCTGCAGTGGACAAGAGGAGTCTTTGCTGGACTGCCAGCACTCTGGGTGGGGAGTAACCAGCTGTACACACAGCCAGGATGTATCAGTTGTCTGCATAC GTACGTGCCACCTCTCATCCTGCCAGAATGGGGCAGCCTGTACCAACGGCGACATCCAGGGACCCATCTGCACATGCACTGCACCATGGGAAGAAGAGATCTGCAATGGAACTGATGATCTAcaagacattgacgagtgtgtGAGCAGCCCCTGCAGAAATGGTGCAGTGTGCTTAGACAGATTCAACGGCTATCTGTGCCAGTGCCCTCCAGGTTACAAAGGCCTTCATTGTGAAACAG ATGTTGCTGTTTTGGATTTTTATCCCTGCCCTACCCAGTCCTCAGCCTGCACCTTGCAAGATCCCCTCATCCCTGGTGTGACTACAGTTCACCGCTGCGACATTCAGACAGGAATTGCTGAATGGACCCGCAG GCTGACAGATCCCCTTACAGTTCTCCGTAAGGCGGACTTTGTCCTACACGGCGAAGCCTTGCCGGtatcgtgtgtagacatgtccGTCACAGGATATTCCTGGGTGATCTTTAAACGATCCACAAATCCAAACCATGTGAATGTGTTCACCCCCTTGGATGGCCTCAGGAATGTGACAACAAACAAAAGAGATCTGACAGTTCCTAAGCAGACATTGCTGCCTGGGACATACATGGTTCAG TTCCAGGTCACCATAGTGGATGAGCTGTTGAGCATTACTACAGACTTTGTGCACCAGACGTGGATCCAGGTGGTCCCTACATCCCTGGTGATGACCCTGGGACCCTCCCTGGTTACTCAGTACACCCAAGGTGACTTCTGGGTAAGTGCTGAGGCATCATGGGATCCGGAAGGTCTGGTCCCCTCATCAGAACTCCATTTCACCTGGACTTGTGAGACAAGCGATGGAA ACAACTGTGGAGACGTCAGTGCTCTAGTCAGTGACAGCCGCCCGGGGGCTCAACATTACAGGACAAGTCAAAGTCCAGGAACAACCTTCAGCTTCACAGTTCAGGCTTCCTCTCCAGACAGAGTGTCAATCCAAGCATCACAGCTTGTCGTTTTCCAGGACAACAGGGCTTGTGGGTTGGCTATTCG CTGCATCAGCAactgtgattggtcaaacaCAAACCCATCTGAGCCTCTAGTGCTGGAGGCTGTTCCAGGTGTCAGTGACTCTCCCTTGTATGAATGGTCGGTGGTGGAGCATCCTGGGGACTTTGGAGGTCTCCATATAATGAGTCGTGAACCTGCAGTTGTTATCACAAGCAACACATTTCAT GTGGAAGGAACCTACAGTCTGCGCGTGGTCAACCTTAACCAAGTCTGCAGCAATGGCCTTGCAGTGTCTCAGTGGAAGTTCACAGTTCGGGGCGCCCCTGCTCTGTGGGACGAGACTCTGCCGACTCCCTGTGTGTTAGAACGTGCAGGGACAGGCGGATGTGTCTGCTGTGGAG AGTTCATTCATGACCTTGGCAAAGTTTCCTACAAGTTTCGACGGATTCCATCTGTGGATGTGGAGAAGGGCAGAGTTCAGTTCCCACCAGACGAACCTTTTCTGGAGACACCGCTGCCATTGACACCTTATTTCAGCCCG GTTCCATGGTACTGCTCAAGGTTCTTCCCCCCAACAGACTTCATCATGGAGCTGAAAGTTATGTCTGTAGATGGCAGAGTCTCAGCACTCAACATCACAGAGGGGACTGCG GATGTTGGAGCACTGATTGATGGACTTGTTGATGTCCTGTCACAGACAGAGGTTTTAGACACCGATGATGTCACGGACCTTTCTTCCCTCCTCGCCATTAGTGCTGCCCAACCAGAGAAACTCTCCAAGAATTCGACA CTGCTTGTTGCAAGAGGTCTAGAACTATCAGCAGAGACCATGAGGGCAATGGTGGATAACATCACAAATGGTAGCATCCCAGTGAAAGATATCAATGTAGTATCTGCCAACATCTTTACAG GGTTTACAATCCTGTTGGAGGCTACTGCAACCTCAGACGGGACTGAAGAGGGGACCAGTTTACAAGATGAAGAGACAATTGAAGCT GTTATCAACTCCGACTTCAATCCATTCCGATACTCCCCAAACTCCCCTGATGTGGGGTCGGAGGTGGTGGGCCTTACCGTGTGGAGGGGACGAGACAGACAGCCGGTGCACCACCTCCCCAAACCTGTGGACATGATCATCCCCAGGgacaaacaacacacaacaaGTAATGTGTACAAGCACACTGGCTGGATTAGAAGCATGGACGACATCACT GTTGTCCCCTTCCGCCCCCAGACATCAAGGACTGTTCTCACAATCCTACTCAACATCACCAGCACCAGCCACCCAGACCTGGGCATGCCACACATGCAGCTGGTGTGGCAGCAGGCATTGGCACCAACTGCTGACAGCTTCAAAGCTGCAAACTGGACGACTGTGCTGCCTGCGCCACAGGCCCAGCTGTACACACTACAGCTGCCGCACACACACAACAATACAAACCTGACGTCTCACCCGTACTCATGGCTTCTGCCCTCTGAAGCTCTGAAGGTTTCAGAGTTGGACATACAAAACAAGACGACTTTCTACTTAGGTTTGTCTCTGTTTGATTTGCAAGTGTTTACAAGgaaatcagagatggcagattACCCATACTGA
- the LOC118410549 gene encoding uncharacterized protein LOC118410549 isoform X1 produces the protein MDNIECTGNENSLFDCMYPGWGVNNCGHSEDVGVICGSPVIQEWRVILQGGGSYYGRVELTNGVSWGTVCDNNFGSEEADVVCRELGFYGSQSYHLGALYGQGTGEIVMDNVVCSGQEESLLDCQHSGWGVTSCTHSQDVSVVCIRTCHLSSCQNGAACTNGDIQGPICTCTAPWEEEICNGTDDLQDIDECVSSPCRNGAVCLDRFNGYLCQCPPGYKGLHCETDVAVLDFYPCPTQSSACTLQDPLIPGVTTVHRCDIQTGIAEWTRRLTDPLTVLRKADFVLHGEALPVSCVDMSVTGYSWVIFKRSTNPNHVNVFTPLDGLRNVTTNKRDLTVPKQTLLPGTYMVQFQVTIVDELLSITTDFVHQTWIQVVPTSLVMTLGPSLVTQYTQGDFWVSAEASWDPEGLVPSSELHFTWTCETSDGNNCGDVSALVSDSRPGAQHYRTSQSPGTTFSFTVQASSPDRVSIQASQLVVFQDNRACGLAIRCISNCDWSNTNPSEPLVLEAVPGVSDSPLYEWSVVEHPGDFGGLHIMSREPAVVITSNTFHVEGTYSLRVVNLNQVCSNGLAVSQWKFTVRGAPALWDETLPTPCVLERAGTGGCVCCGEFIHDLGKVSYKFRRIPSVDVEKGRVQFPPDEPFLETPLPLTPYFSPVPWYCSRFFPPTDFIMELKVMSVDGRVSALNITEGTADVGALIDGLVDVLSQTEVLDTDDVTDLSSLLAISAAQPEKLSKNSTLLVARGLELSAETMRAMVDNITNGSIPVKDINVVSANIFTGFTILLEATATSDGTEEGTSLQDEETIEANNKTASAAFKAISNVLHMYDTLLPDNGSATLEMSVLHAKVHKEVCEDAQKKVFTVNDTLFVVPAFNTLLASGCEGADSFEVEVINSDFNPFRYSPNSPDVGSEVVGLTVWRGRDRQPVHHLPKPVDMIIPRDKQHTTSNVYKHTGWIRSMDDITVVPFRPQTSRTVLTILLNITSTSHPDLGMPHMQLVWQQALAPTADSFKAANWTTVLPAPQAQLYTLQLPHTHNNTNLTSHPYSWLLPSEALKVSELDIQNKTTFYLGLSLFDLQVFTRKSEMADYPY, from the exons ATGGACAACATTGAGTGTACTGGGAATGAGAACAGCCTGTTTGACTGCATGTACCCTGGTTGGGGAGTTAACAACTGTGGTCACAGTGAGGACGTCGGTGTCATCTGTGGCAGCCCAGTTATCCAAG AATGGAGAGTGATCCTTCAGGGTGGAGGTTCGTACTATGGCAGGGTGGAACTGACTAACGGCGTGTCTTGGGGCACAGTCTGTGACAACAACTTTGGATCCGAGGAAGCAGATGTCGTCTGTCGTGAGTTGGGATTCTATGGATCACAGAGTTACCACCTAGGAGCACTCTACGGCCAGGGGACGGGCGAGATCGTGATGGACAATGTGGTCTGCAGTGGACAAGAGGAGTCTTTGCTGGACTGCCAGCACTCTGGGTGGGGAGTAACCAGCTGTACACACAGCCAGGATGTATCAGTTGTCTGCATAC GTACGTGCCACCTCTCATCCTGCCAGAATGGGGCAGCCTGTACCAACGGCGACATCCAGGGACCCATCTGCACATGCACTGCACCATGGGAAGAAGAGATCTGCAATGGAACTGATGATCTAcaagacattgacgagtgtgtGAGCAGCCCCTGCAGAAATGGTGCAGTGTGCTTAGACAGATTCAACGGCTATCTGTGCCAGTGCCCTCCAGGTTACAAAGGCCTTCATTGTGAAACAG ATGTTGCTGTTTTGGATTTTTATCCCTGCCCTACCCAGTCCTCAGCCTGCACCTTGCAAGATCCCCTCATCCCTGGTGTGACTACAGTTCACCGCTGCGACATTCAGACAGGAATTGCTGAATGGACCCGCAG GCTGACAGATCCCCTTACAGTTCTCCGTAAGGCGGACTTTGTCCTACACGGCGAAGCCTTGCCGGtatcgtgtgtagacatgtccGTCACAGGATATTCCTGGGTGATCTTTAAACGATCCACAAATCCAAACCATGTGAATGTGTTCACCCCCTTGGATGGCCTCAGGAATGTGACAACAAACAAAAGAGATCTGACAGTTCCTAAGCAGACATTGCTGCCTGGGACATACATGGTTCAG TTCCAGGTCACCATAGTGGATGAGCTGTTGAGCATTACTACAGACTTTGTGCACCAGACGTGGATCCAGGTGGTCCCTACATCCCTGGTGATGACCCTGGGACCCTCCCTGGTTACTCAGTACACCCAAGGTGACTTCTGGGTAAGTGCTGAGGCATCATGGGATCCGGAAGGTCTGGTCCCCTCATCAGAACTCCATTTCACCTGGACTTGTGAGACAAGCGATGGAA ACAACTGTGGAGACGTCAGTGCTCTAGTCAGTGACAGCCGCCCGGGGGCTCAACATTACAGGACAAGTCAAAGTCCAGGAACAACCTTCAGCTTCACAGTTCAGGCTTCCTCTCCAGACAGAGTGTCAATCCAAGCATCACAGCTTGTCGTTTTCCAGGACAACAGGGCTTGTGGGTTGGCTATTCG CTGCATCAGCAactgtgattggtcaaacaCAAACCCATCTGAGCCTCTAGTGCTGGAGGCTGTTCCAGGTGTCAGTGACTCTCCCTTGTATGAATGGTCGGTGGTGGAGCATCCTGGGGACTTTGGAGGTCTCCATATAATGAGTCGTGAACCTGCAGTTGTTATCACAAGCAACACATTTCAT GTGGAAGGAACCTACAGTCTGCGCGTGGTCAACCTTAACCAAGTCTGCAGCAATGGCCTTGCAGTGTCTCAGTGGAAGTTCACAGTTCGGGGCGCCCCTGCTCTGTGGGACGAGACTCTGCCGACTCCCTGTGTGTTAGAACGTGCAGGGACAGGCGGATGTGTCTGCTGTGGAG AGTTCATTCATGACCTTGGCAAAGTTTCCTACAAGTTTCGACGGATTCCATCTGTGGATGTGGAGAAGGGCAGAGTTCAGTTCCCACCAGACGAACCTTTTCTGGAGACACCGCTGCCATTGACACCTTATTTCAGCCCG GTTCCATGGTACTGCTCAAGGTTCTTCCCCCCAACAGACTTCATCATGGAGCTGAAAGTTATGTCTGTAGATGGCAGAGTCTCAGCACTCAACATCACAGAGGGGACTGCG GATGTTGGAGCACTGATTGATGGACTTGTTGATGTCCTGTCACAGACAGAGGTTTTAGACACCGATGATGTCACGGACCTTTCTTCCCTCCTCGCCATTAGTGCTGCCCAACCAGAGAAACTCTCCAAGAATTCGACA CTGCTTGTTGCAAGAGGTCTAGAACTATCAGCAGAGACCATGAGGGCAATGGTGGATAACATCACAAATGGTAGCATCCCAGTGAAAGATATCAATGTAGTATCTGCCAACATCTTTACAG GGTTTACAATCCTGTTGGAGGCTACTGCAACCTCAGACGGGACTGAAGAGGGGACCAGTTTACAAGATGAAGAGACAATTGAAGCT AACAATAAAACAGCCAGTGCTGCCTTTAAGGCAATCAGCAATGTCCTTCACATGTACGACACTCTGTTGCCAGACAATGGGTCTGCCACACTGGAGATGTCAGTGTTGCATGCCAAGGTCCATAAGGAAGTTTGTGAAGATGCTCAGAAAAAGGTGTTCACGGTCAACGACACCTTGTTTGTAGTCCCAGCATTCAACACACTCCTCGCCAGTGGTTGTGAGGGGGCAGATAGCTTTGAAGTGGAG GTTATCAACTCCGACTTCAATCCATTCCGATACTCCCCAAACTCCCCTGATGTGGGGTCGGAGGTGGTGGGCCTTACCGTGTGGAGGGGACGAGACAGACAGCCGGTGCACCACCTCCCCAAACCTGTGGACATGATCATCCCCAGGgacaaacaacacacaacaaGTAATGTGTACAAGCACACTGGCTGGATTAGAAGCATGGACGACATCACT GTTGTCCCCTTCCGCCCCCAGACATCAAGGACTGTTCTCACAATCCTACTCAACATCACCAGCACCAGCCACCCAGACCTGGGCATGCCACACATGCAGCTGGTGTGGCAGCAGGCATTGGCACCAACTGCTGACAGCTTCAAAGCTGCAAACTGGACGACTGTGCTGCCTGCGCCACAGGCCCAGCTGTACACACTACAGCTGCCGCACACACACAACAATACAAACCTGACGTCTCACCCGTACTCATGGCTTCTGCCCTCTGAAGCTCTGAAGGTTTCAGAGTTGGACATACAAAACAAGACGACTTTCTACTTAGGTTTGTCTCTGTTTGATTTGCAAGTGTTTACAAGgaaatcagagatggcagattACCCATACTGA
- the LOC118410093 gene encoding polycystic kidney disease protein 1-like 3, translating to MSDSLICCYFLMLKQVGPLSNTTHLHCRCDHLTKFAGFVPPNPINFDVALSANITENPLGLIAVLSVFGLFLLGFLMARKADRMDLTKVGLTTPTGHKLSPNPDCHYIVTVYTGFRLDAGTTAQVLLTVFGYHDESKPLALRDDRRQLFGGGSMDSFLVSSEEPLGPLTHIRVWHDNAGLSPGWSASFHLTMFIFTSWVQLHL from the exons ATGTCTGATTCTTTAATTTGCTGTTACTTTTTAATGTTGAAACAGGTGGGTCCACTGTCCAACACCACCCACCTCCACTGCCGTTGTGACCACCTGACCAAGTTTGCAGGGTTCGTCCCTCCCAATCCAATCAACTTTGACGTAGCGCTGAGTGCAAACATTACCGAGAACCCACTGGGGCTCATCGCTGTCCTGTCTGTGTTCGGTCTGTTTCTGCTGGGATTTCTCATGGCAAGAAAGGCTGACAGAATGGACCTCACAAAG GTGGGTCTGACTACACCGACTGGACACAAGTTAAGCCCCAACCCTGACTGCCATTACATAGTCACCGTCTACACAGGCTTTCGCTTGGATGCCGGCACCACTGCGCAG GTTTTGCTCACGGTGTTTGGCTACCACGATGAGAGCAAGCCTTTGGCCCTGCGTGACGACAGACGTCAGCTTTTTGGAGGGGGCAGCATGGACTCCTTCCTCGTCTCCTCTGAGGAGCCCCTCGGACCGCTCACACACATCCGCGTCTGGCACGACAACGCCGGCCTCAGCCCTGGATGGTCTGCTTCATTTCATTTGACAATGTTTATCTTTACCAGTTGGGTACAACTCCATCTGTGA
- the LOC118410073 gene encoding polycystic kidney disease protein 1-like 2 isoform X2 — MRFREVKKVLNKHILNGCRYLNKVVIQHVRSGRADYFICNKWLALDEDDGRIERMVFVASPEETAERSNLISERATKDFHDGHLFYSVAGRPARSPFTRSQRLACCMSTVYSAMLANIMFFGQGDHFDPPEPIRIMGVEIEPPISLPEIMIAIESAVIVFPINALIVLLYRNAAPKPSSTPARKLDDMKDVKTQDNEKGRGCHLPWWTATVAGLLAFAVSFVAAFFTVLYTLSFGRDKAQAWFTAFLASFVTDMILIQPFKVLAMAVVLGLLIRKPTTEDNPPPTEPTAELQTVAEQVVAKEAPRGPPVGEDLARDRAHRIKRKMWRCTLKEIVIYGTFLSVLMVMSYTERSNLAFHMDNSVRRALEGGNLFSKVG; from the exons ATGAGATTCAGAGAAGTCAAAAAAGTTCTTAATAAACATATTCTAAATGGTTGCAGGTACCTGAATAAGGTGGTGATCCAACATGTGCGCTCAGGAAGGGCGGACTACTTCATCTGCAACAA GTGGCTTGCTCTGGATGAAGATGATGGCAGAATTGAACGCATGGTCTTTGTAGCCTCCCCAGAGGAGACAGCAGAGCGGTCCAACCTGATTAGTGAAAGGGCCACAAA GGATTTCCATGATGGCCACTTGTTCTACTCCGTTGCTGGCCGCCCCGCGCGAAGCCCCTTCACACGTTCCCAGCGCCTGGCGTGCTGCATGTCCACTGTTTACTCCGCCATGCTAGccaacatcatgttctttgGGCAGGGAGACCATTTCGACCCCCCAGAGCCCATCCGGATCATGGGAGTGGAGATAGAGCCTCCAATCTCCCTACCAGAG ATCATGATCGCCATAGAGAGTGCGGTCATCGTCTTTCCGATCAACGCCCTGATTGTACTGCTCTACAGGAATGCTGCTCCTAAACCAAGCAGCACTCCAGCAAGAAAGCTTGATGACATGAAAG ATGTCAAAACCCAAGACAATGAAAAAGGAAGAGGATGCCATCTGCCTTGGTGGACAGCAACAGTGG CCGGACTGCTGGCGTTTGCCGTCAGCTTTGTGGCTGCGTTCTTCACGGTCCTGTATACCCTCAGCTTCGGACGTGACAAGGCGCAGGCGTGGTTTACCGCCTTCCTCGCATCATTTGTAACAGACATGATCCTGATCCAGCCATTCAAGGTGCTGGCTATGGCTGTTGTCCTGGGGCTACTCATCCGG AAACCTACAACAGAGGACAACCCACCTCCTACAGAACCTACAGCTGAGTTACAGACTGTGGCTGAACAGGT TGTTGCTAAAGAGGCACCTAGAGGCCCCCCTGTTGGTGAAGACCTGGCCAGAGACAGAGCTCACCGTATCAAGAGGAAGATGTGGCGTTGTACACTGAAGGAGATTGTGATTTACGGCACGTTCCTGTCCGTCCTGATGGTGATGTCCTACACCGAGAGGAGCAACTTGGCCTTCCACATGGACAACTCTGTCAGGAGAGCTCTGGAAGGTGGCAACTTATTCTCAAAG GTTGGTTAA
- the LOC118410073 gene encoding polycystic kidney disease protein 1-like 2 isoform X1, producing MRFREVKKVLNKHILNGCRYLNKVVIQHVRSGRADYFICNKWLALDEDDGRIERMVFVASPEETAERSNLISERATKDFHDGHLFYSVAGRPARSPFTRSQRLACCMSTVYSAMLANIMFFGQGDHFDPPEPIRIMGVEIEPPISLPEIMIAIESAVIVFPINALIVLLYRNAAPKPSSTPARKLDDMKDVKTQDNEKGRGCHLPWWTATVAGLLAFAVSFVAAFFTVLYTLSFGRDKAQAWFTAFLASFVTDMILIQPFKVLAMAVVLGLLIRKPTTEDNPPPTEPTAELQTVAEQVVAKEAPRGPPVGEDLARDRAHRIKRKMWRCTLKEIVIYGTFLSVLMVMSYTERSNLAFHMDNSVRRALEGGNLFSKISDPVSYWMWLEQDVLPAVHCPAWYNGRSCEDNLTLPEHLTHAISPLHLRQVRTTQG from the exons ATGAGATTCAGAGAAGTCAAAAAAGTTCTTAATAAACATATTCTAAATGGTTGCAGGTACCTGAATAAGGTGGTGATCCAACATGTGCGCTCAGGAAGGGCGGACTACTTCATCTGCAACAA GTGGCTTGCTCTGGATGAAGATGATGGCAGAATTGAACGCATGGTCTTTGTAGCCTCCCCAGAGGAGACAGCAGAGCGGTCCAACCTGATTAGTGAAAGGGCCACAAA GGATTTCCATGATGGCCACTTGTTCTACTCCGTTGCTGGCCGCCCCGCGCGAAGCCCCTTCACACGTTCCCAGCGCCTGGCGTGCTGCATGTCCACTGTTTACTCCGCCATGCTAGccaacatcatgttctttgGGCAGGGAGACCATTTCGACCCCCCAGAGCCCATCCGGATCATGGGAGTGGAGATAGAGCCTCCAATCTCCCTACCAGAG ATCATGATCGCCATAGAGAGTGCGGTCATCGTCTTTCCGATCAACGCCCTGATTGTACTGCTCTACAGGAATGCTGCTCCTAAACCAAGCAGCACTCCAGCAAGAAAGCTTGATGACATGAAAG ATGTCAAAACCCAAGACAATGAAAAAGGAAGAGGATGCCATCTGCCTTGGTGGACAGCAACAGTGG CCGGACTGCTGGCGTTTGCCGTCAGCTTTGTGGCTGCGTTCTTCACGGTCCTGTATACCCTCAGCTTCGGACGTGACAAGGCGCAGGCGTGGTTTACCGCCTTCCTCGCATCATTTGTAACAGACATGATCCTGATCCAGCCATTCAAGGTGCTGGCTATGGCTGTTGTCCTGGGGCTACTCATCCGG AAACCTACAACAGAGGACAACCCACCTCCTACAGAACCTACAGCTGAGTTACAGACTGTGGCTGAACAGGT TGTTGCTAAAGAGGCACCTAGAGGCCCCCCTGTTGGTGAAGACCTGGCCAGAGACAGAGCTCACCGTATCAAGAGGAAGATGTGGCGTTGTACACTGAAGGAGATTGTGATTTACGGCACGTTCCTGTCCGTCCTGATGGTGATGTCCTACACCGAGAGGAGCAACTTGGCCTTCCACATGGACAACTCTGTCAGGAGAGCTCTGGAAGGTGGCAACTTATTCTCAAAG ATATCAGATCCTGTGTCCTACTGGATGTGGCTGGAGCAGGACGTCCTGCCTGCTGTTCACTGTCCAGCCTGGTACAACGGGAGGTCATGTGAGGACAACCTGACTCTACCCGAGCACCTCACCCACGCCATCTCCCCCTTACATCTACGACAAGTCCGCACCACTCAAGGTTAG